A window of the Trichoderma asperellum chromosome 4, complete sequence genome harbors these coding sequences:
- a CDS encoding uncharacterized protein (EggNog:ENOG41) codes for MQTAKGKAEALGRKAKLANSYQELLDEFSSNDLKSVGNYTLGRLIGKGSFGKVYLATHKLTNGSKVVLKSANRTDSNLAREIHHHRQFVHPHIARLYEVIVTENLVWMVLEYCAGDELYNYLLDHGPLPMPKVQKIFAQLVGAVSYVHMQSCVHRDLKLENILFDTHENVKLVDFGFTREYEGRTNHLQTFCGTICYSAPEMLKGEKYAGEKVDVWSLGIILYALLCGELPFDDDDDNVTRTKILTEEPNFPDHLPVEAIPLIKSLLSKRPILRPGLPEILAHPFLAEHAPAQQAILETKALPPFSTLLEKDCLHRMRSAGVDTDAIIESVMAQKCDALAGWWTLLLEKEERKLRRRERKRKERERDMDKSLHRISVASSRFERMLQDVDEDGGLTKQFIKLGEPAMPRGRGRPDRRSAHYYDLAITDVSYFTAEGSRSNAPQTPDENGRHRSIDSHSIRSVSTTRNYRPIPPPKEGILRSARSRGSTLHLVTTTESLGLDDHSAPPSSQQQDDNSLQKAKKKPSQAIIAHWKNWTHWFIENTTRRRRGHERRTSRSVPDLHKKEGSTKSSNDASPRPQTSKNPNTSSIGANPTAPLPKGVIPNGLVAKTNGSSSYGSLRGSVSGPVGTPSQQPLRPKIGTSQAYKRQSLSPSPLTPRGTVRRSSAGLRGRKSTSSSVSSVRSMHHHHHTHSKASSTSSTGSVSTTKTPLARGHSPHHSVKVLPATPTGTAFPSNIRLVRMPPAPTMNMYNEGMPSQPQAPGSPNPFGTGVMFAKRKKNLFKGPGLSFGGSHGPMRNAGSGSHSHSRSGSASGLGRHSGEITIQEEDEDHMGGVDEEEEEEEIEEVDAFSPLVGGPGEIIEEQILEDEATTPTAEVHPADIHSPSAISPRNTVLA; via the exons ATGCAGACGGCTAAGGGGAAGGCCGAGGCGCTGGGACGAAAGGCCAAG CTTGCCAATTCCTACCAGGAGCTCCTAGA TGAATTTTCGAGCAACGATCTCAAATCAGTCGGCAACTACACCCTGGGCCGCCTGATTGGCAAAGGATCCTTTGGTAAGGTGTATTTGGCCACCCATAAGCTCACTAATGGCTCCAAG GTCGTGTTGAAGTCGGCGAATAGAACCGACTCTAATCTGGCCCGCGAAATACACCACCACAGACAGTTTGTCCACCCACACATTGCGAGATTGTATGAAGTTATTGTGACGGAGAATTTGGTGTGGATGGTCCTTGAATATTGTGCAG GTGACGAACTGTACAACTATCTACTCGATCATGGCCCACTTCCTATGCCCAAGGTACAAAAGATTTTTGCACAACTTGTCGGCGCCGTCAGCTATGTGCACATGCAGTCATGCGTCCATCGCGACCTCAAGCTCGAGAACATCCTCTTTGATACACACGAGAACGTGAAGTTGGTCGACTTTGGTTTTACGAGAGAGTATGAGGGCCGAACGAATCATCTGCAGACCTTCTGTGGAACAATATGCTACTCTGCTCCGGAAATGttgaaaggagagaaataTGCCGGTGAAAAGGTGGATGTCTGGAGTTTGGGTATCATCCTTTACGCCCTGCTCTGTGGAGAGCTTCCctttgacgacgatgatgacaacGTGACTCGTACAAAGATTCTCACTGAAGAACCAAACTTTCCCGATCACCTTCCAGTTGAAGCGATTCCCCTTATAAAATCTCTTCTGTCAAAACGACCCATACTCCGACCAGGACTCCCGGAGATTCTAGCTCACCCTTTTCTGGCAGAGCATGCGCCAGCACAGCAGGCTATTCTCGAAACGAAAGCCCTGCCCCCCTTTTCTACTCTGTTGGAGAAAGATTGCCTACACCGCATGCGAAGTGCCGGAGTAGACACTGACGCGATCATCGAGAGTGTTATGGCGCAAAAGTGCGATGCCCTGGCTGGGTGGTGGACGCTATTACTTGAAAAGGAAGAACGAAAACTTCGccggagggagagaaagaggaaagaaagagaacgGGATATGGACAAAAGCCTTCATCGGATTTCTGTGGCATCAAGTCGTTTCGAACGGATGCTACAGGATGTAGACGAAGATGGCGGCCTAACTAAACAATTTATCAAATTAGGAGAGCCAGCAATGCCCAGGGGTCGAGGGAGACCGGATCGCAGGAGCGCACACTATTATGATTTGGCGATTACTGATGTCTCTTACTTTACCGCCGAGGGCAGTCGTTCGAATGCACCGCAAACTCCGGATGAAAATGGCCGCCACCGTTCCATTGATAGCCATTCTATCCGCTCAGTTTCTACAACTCGCAACTATCGACCGATTCCGCCGCCCAAGGAGGGTATTTTACGCAGCGCTAGGTCTCGAGGATCGACTCTGCATCTTGTCACTACTACCGAATCTTTAGGTCTTGATGACCATAGTGCTCCACCGAGTTCTCAACAACAGGACGATAATAGTCTGCAAAAagcgaaaaagaaacccaGCCAGGCGATCATTGCTCATTGGAAGAACTGGACTCATTGGTTCATCGAGAACACTACGAGAAGACGGCGTGGACATGAGAGGCGCACCAGTCGAAGTGTACCGGACCTTCATAAGAAAGAAGGCAGCACCAAAAGCAGTAATGACGCCAGTCCCAGGCCGCAGACTAGCAAAAACCCCAACACCAGCTCAATAGGAGCAAATCCTACCGCTCCTCTTCCCAAGGGAGTCATTCCCAACGGCCTCGTTGCTAAGACCAACGGATCATCTAGCTATGGGTCTCTTCGAGGAAGCGTCAGCGGACCTGTAGGGACACCATCTCAACAGCCTTTGAGACCTAAAATCGGCACATCACAGGCTTATAAACGCCAGTCATTATCGCCGTCACCACTGACGCCCCGAGGCACTGTCCGCCGCTCGTCAGCAGGCttgagagggagaaaatCGACTTCGTCTTCTGTGTCTTCCGTGCGATCTatgcatcaccaccatcataCTCACTCCAAGGCATCTTCCACCAGTTCTACGGGTTCTGTGTCGACGACCAAGACACCGTTGGCTCGCGGACACTCGCCTCACCACTCTGTAAAGGTTCTGCCTGCCACTCCTACTGGTACAGCTTTCCCCTCCAATATTCGTCTTGTTCGAATGCCGCCCGCTCCTACGATGAACATGTACAACGAAGGTATGCCAAGCCAGCCGCAAGCTCCGGGGTCACCGAATCCATTTGGCACGGGCGTCATGTTtgcgaagagaaagaagaatttgTTCAAGGGCCCGGGTCTTAGCTTTGGAGGTTCCCATGGACCAATGCGAAATGCGGGCAGCGGATCTCATTCTCACTCTCGAAGCGGTAGCGCCTCAGGATTGGGTCGTCATTCTGGAGAGATTACTAtccaggaagaagacgaagatcaTATGGGCGGtgtcgatgaggaggaggaagaggaggagattgaggaggTCGATGCGTTCAGCCCGTTGGTTGGAGGTCCAGGCGAGATCATCGAGGAGCAGATTCTTGAAGACGAAGCGACTACTCCTACAGCAGAAGTGCACCCAGCGGATATACATAGTCCTTCGGCGATTTCTCCCAGAAATACAGTACTCGCTTAG
- a CDS encoding uncharacterized protein (EggNog:ENOG41~TransMembrane:4 (i7-25o54-74i86-108o146-165i)) has protein sequence MALISSTTIITSISLLHLTLAYFFLMHPKTVEDQALVFVLGESMNMPAVRGFDVPSPALALVAVVLGFSGISDLVSLSMPEDFSALYYWGTQAPLRFFLSMLLVFYSYTFSPTSPLFASSSSSSTRRPGVSHKGSGSGTDHLHNRLLFTFMFIEMMAWFWTWITLREERSAIVEKMRKQHEREAHSH, from the exons ATGGCTCTCATATCTTCCACCACAATCATCACCtccatctccctcctccacctcacCCTAGCCTACTTCTTCCTCATGCATCCCAAAACAGTTGAGGACCAGGCATTGGTCTTTGTTCTCGGCGAAAGCATGAACATG CCCGCCGTACGTGGCTTTGACGTTCCAAGCCCGGCTTTGGCCCTCGTAGCCGTCGTCCTTGGCTTCTCCGGAATCAGTGATCTTGTTTCGCTATCAATGCCCGAAGATTTTAGCGCTCTGTACTACTGGGGCACTCAAG CTCCTCtccgcttcttcctctccatgctcctcgtcttctacTCCTACACCTTCAGCCCTACCTCGCCGCTATTcgcgtcctcttcctcctcttcgacAAGACGCCCAGGTGTCTCTCACAAAGGCTCTGGATCAGGCACCGACCACTTGCACAACAGACTGCTCTTCACATTCATGTTTATCGAAATGATGGCTTGGTTTTGGACTTGGATTACTCTGCGGGAAGAGAGATCGGCCATTgtcgagaagatgaggaagcaGCATGAGAGAGAAGCACACAGCCATTAA
- a CDS encoding uncharacterized protein (EggNog:ENOG41), with protein sequence MAQNGQQMQVGQGAQDGQQAPIERHDTKITQDDAERPIFIVVPGIMGTELLVRDKHWAWNIEKAAGAKYGWYKAKELGIENKLTVGELLDQGLDYIEVPGYGWFLEHLSGYGDVYYYAYDWRHRVQYHVAPCAKGILALRESNPGRRLILIGHSMGGLICRRALAMYDGVEGAIANFVPLGVPVGGSTMAVERAYNGFGWWLPNRRKLTQVLQQFGSIMDDLWPRYPWLREHGKTGLVDRPPPDKPTRPPPAYELSYAWKQYVSRHHHGVHVKGHNVETAAVHLHELEVEADFRAKTVGYHCDKIHTPHTMEERSKSTQKVLGRYKLMEDEHRDGDGTVVAHASIGIPTKHKVKHQHFVADEIMVKEIVALAQAL encoded by the coding sequence ATGGCGCAAAATGGACAGCAGATGCAAGTTGGACAGGGGGCGCAAGATGGACAACAAGCGCCAATTGAAAGACATGATACGAAAATTACACAGGACGATGCCGAACGTCCGATATTTATCGTTGTCCCTGGGATAATGGGGACGGAACTCCTTGTTCGCGATAAACATTGGGCTTGGAATATTGAAAAAGCTGCCGGCGCGAAATATGGGTGGTATAAAGCCAAGGAATTGGGAATCGAGAACAAATTAACCGTAGGAGAGCTTTTGGATCAAGGGTTGGATTACATCGAAGTTCCCGGCTATGGCTGGTTCCTTGAACATTTGTCTGGATATGGAGATGTTTACTACTACGCCTACGACTGGCGCCATCGCGTCCAATACCACGTAGCGCCTTGTGCGAAAGGCATTCTAGCATTGCGCGAGAGCAATCCTGGCCGTCGACTAATTCTTATTGGGCATTCAATGGGAGGACTCATCTGTAGGAGGGCACTCGCCATGTACGACGGAGTAGAAGGGGCCATCGCCAACTTCGTGCCTCTCGGTGTGCCTGTTGGAGGCTCAACCATGGCCGTAGAGCGGGCTTACAACGGCTTTGGCTGGTGGCTCCCCAATCGACGCAAGCTTACACAGGTGCTGCAACAGTTTGGCTCCATCATGGATGATCTGTGGCCTAGATACCCGTGGTTGCGTGAGCATGGAAAGACTGGTCTTGTAGACAGGCCACCACCTGACAAGCCAACACGACCTCCTCCTGCGTACGAACTGTCTTATGCGTGGAAACAATACGTTTCTCGCCATCACCATGGAGTGCATGTGAAGGGCCATAATGTCGAGACAGCCGCGGTACACCTCCACGAACTCGAGGTAGAGGCAGACTTTCGGGCCAAAACGGTGGGATATCATTGTGATAAGATCCACACGCCACATACTATGGAGGAGAGGTCGAAGTCTACGCAAAAGGTCCTTGGGAGGTACAAGCTTATGGAGGATGAGCATAGAGATGGTGACGGCACAGTGGTGGCTCACGCGAGCATTGGCATACCTACTAAGCACAAGGTGAAGCATCAGCACTTTGTGGCGGATGAGATCATGGTGAAGGAGATTGTGGCCCTGGCCCAAGCGCTTTAG
- a CDS encoding uncharacterized protein (EggNog:ENOG41): MALIKRVAILGGTGAQGSSVVRNLSKAGTFEITVPTRNPSSAEAQAVGALSNVKLLQADYLTEAGIRSILANQDGVYFNMNSFAVTEPFVYFWTFRAYEIAVQSGLKLFILPGSINRYKAHGYKEEFRNAHGAISGRLSDWLSSQPTDILPWSILYGGVYAEMLWTLLKPRVRDDGVYEFAAPIGDGNIPFIPLEDYGARVRWIFEHPEAAIGKKLDWGLLYTSYKDLVQAFEETTGKQAVFKDLTQDEWFDRLRVIRAPETKFPDSGLSDDDTTFTWRRTFGAWWNYWKYNDHTRDPKREKEAEAYANEVYPTRLKSIKEWMVANKYTGTR; encoded by the exons ATGGCACTTATTAAACGAGTTGCTATTCTTGGCGGAACAGGAGCTCAAGGTTCGAGCGTTGTGAGGA ATCTTTCGAAAGCTGGAACATTTGAGATCACCGTTCCTACTAGAAACCCATCTTCTGCCGAAGCTCAGGCTGTTGGAGCCCTGTCAAACGTCAAACTGCTGCAGGCTGACTACTTGACCGAGGCTGGCATCAGAAGTATACTCGCAAACCAAGATGGAGTATACTTCAACATGAATTCGTTTGCTGTTACCGAGCCATTCGTTTACTTTTGGACATTTCGCGCATATGAAATAGCTGTCCAAAGTGGATTGAAACTCTTCATTTTGCCAGGTAGTATAAATAGATACAAAGCTCACGGATACAAGGAAGAATTCCGAAATGCACACGGGGCAATTTCAGGGCGGTTGTCTGACTGGCtctccagccagccaacAGACATTCTACCATGGTCTATTTTATATGGTGGCGTTTATGCCGAGATGCTATGGACACTACTCAAACCACGAGTTCGGGATGATGGCGTATATGAGTTCGCCGCGCCCATTGGGGACGGCAACATCCCATTTATACCTTTAGAAGACTACGGCGCTCGCGTACGATGGATATTCGAGCATCCAGAGGCCGCCATTGGCAAAAAGCTAGACTGGGGTCTTCTTTATACGAGCTATAAAGATTTGGTGCAAGCATTCGAAGAGACCACGGGGAAGCAAGCAGTGTTCAAGGACTTGACACAAGACGAGTGGTTCGATAGACTGCGAGTGATTAGGGCCCCAGAAACTAAGTTTCCTGACAGCGGGCTTTCAGATGACGATACCACGTTTACATGGAGGCGCACGTTTGGCGCTTGGTGGAATTACTGGAAATATAATGACCACACTCGAGATCctaagagggagaaggaagcgGAGGCGTATGCTAATGAAGTGTATCCCACCAGACTCAAATCTATCAAGGAGTGGATGGTTGCGAATAAGTATACAGGTACAAGATAG
- a CDS encoding uncharacterized protein (EggNog:ENOG41), with translation MGLRDELRKKFFTRNKRNSPNNDIHSQGSQEGQATIKPPNPSNEHTDFKHIEPKQPVGLNLTDTPIHELWNLAYEKLRQEDTKLIQEYESKIQEDLTAGFSLILAPNINARERMEIVLRNKMEKIKRDAWRLKFGNSDIQFSAVLPIFSSIASRANEHISNALTVNPPASLAWGGISVLLPLLLNLSEQDKSLAKGLDYISTLIVRGRLREDLYVRRYELEGDNRQSSALDHLAYKGALEALYQKILKFQAETYCHLTQNFAHRLGLDAVKWNDWEAMIDDVRLQEDALAGLDKLWHDVQYSHDSLEAKKQHEKSLATWITVSEDVSGLRKALEEAAKDHDRKEFLSWLCQVDPSHMYNAARDRHEAGTSEWLMKNQEFLAWEKEERSLLWLHGQAGSGKSILSSSVIKHIDDKYASDPLIAVPYFYFSFTDSQKQKVDVMLASIIKQILAHRPNIPPSAQKLSEYKVSGRRPDTQTLITALKDSIFGFSAVYIIIDALDECPTLSGERKKLTKALHEILDKAPKNLHLLFTSRKESDISSAMRHHLSRFSSYELDLLAYRHIVDDDIGLFIDSILANDDYESWPASVKAEARKSLVEKADGMFQYVRCQFDTLHNLSTVAEIREALQSLPDGLSATYDRMLLSISPNFQPRVMNSLKWLAFSLKPIEVDWLSEIFTFHPEYTFPPDGTEKLFRASDVVKYFSSLVVVADRKVRLAHFSIKEYLTSTKITDGPAAAFGFTEIDAHLHVAHSCLAHHLLHADDIKDEPQFRNKPEVLYSYTSRQWAWHLEMIPSTLWPPEVVQKAVSALNARSKTLAKMISFGPWFFVDATLFLARPLCYTAWLGLPSLTMMLLSHGPGTNNFFTQEDLDMALQHAAYKGVFDMVWGLLDEGANINGEGSMVKAAEHARRKIYDDREYCFALQAAALGGHLEIVKLLINKGAEINAICKECGSALHAAAKGNHLDVMKFLVGHGADIYARSRMGGSVLASSVRDSQDQCFHFLLSEGALKQDDGETALIKAASLHRWDLCYLLLDQGASVNAFTPNRNFGSPLQAACRESWLAITETKFTEFIEFIEHLLDLGADINAQGGEAGNALQTACRLNNISLVKILLDKGADVNALDRHDRNALQASLYALRDRLDLMKLLLSRGAKVNAQSHEGNALQLACVKCCSKDEVSLLLEHGVDIHAKGGEFGTALQAAVAYGHEWLVHELLERGADVNEQGGRYGTALQAAYSRINSKLAQDMVKLLLDHGADVHPKGGAFGSALNAAAANIGLPNSAIQQLLNLGVDINDYDPRHGTALQATLKFYYDGIEGTKLLERLKFLFERGVDANIEAGPFGFALQSAIMANHRGLGISLCENIGLVFLLENCPDININAEGGEFGSALQAAALSGQTESVKLLIQKGANVNAQGGEYKNALNAATVWGYWDIAKILLENGAEPDCYRSENLDEEWLNRMVERCGRGARERYEKIWEMKNPKLDITNEAL, from the exons aTGGGTTTACGAGACGAACTAcgaaaaaaattctttactaGGAACAAGAGGAACAGCCCAAACAATGACATTCATAGCCAAGGGagccaagaaggccaagcgACAATAAAGCCTCCCAACCCATCCAACGAACATACTGACTTTAAACATATCGAA CCTAAGCAGCCAGTAGGATTGAACTTGACTGATACGCCGATTCATGAGCTGTGGAATTTGGCATACGAAAAGCTACGCCAGGAAGATACAAAACTTATTCAAGAATATGAGTCCAAGATACAAGAAGATCTGACTGCCGGCTTCAGTTTAATCTTGGCTCCTAATATTAATGCACGCGAGCGGATGGAAATTGTACTCAGAAATAAAATGGAGAAAATCAAGCGCGACGCTTGGAGGCTCAAATTCGGGAATTCTGATATTCAATTCTCAGCCGTTTTGCCCATCTTCTCGAGCATAGCTAGTAGAGCTAACGAACACATCTCCAATGCTCTTACTGTTAACCCACCCGCCTCGCTTGCATGGGGAGGGATTAGCGTGCTGCTACCT CTTTTGCTTAATCTGTCTGAACAAGATAAATCACTTGCAAAAGGGCTAGATTACATCTCGACGCTTATTGTTAGGGGTCGGTTACGTGAGGATTTATACGTTCGGCGATATGAGCTAGAAGGGGATAACCGCCAGTCTTCAGCTCTTGATCACTTGGCTTACAAGGGGGCTTTAGAGGCTCTATATCAAAAGATATTGAAATTCCAGGCTGAGACTTATTGTCATTTAACTCAAAACTTCGCGCACCGGCTTGGCTTAGATGCTGTCAAGTGGAACGATTGGGAGGCAATGATCGACGATGTGCGCCTGCAAGAAGACGCACTGGCTGGGCTAGACAAGCTCTGGCATGATGTCCAATATAGTCATGATTCTTTGGAAGCAAAGAAACAGCATGAAAAGTCTCTTGCAACTTGGATTACTGTTAGCGAAGATGTTTCTGGCTTACGAAAAGCattggaagaagcagcaaaagacCATGATCGCAAGGAATTTTTGTCCTGGTTATGTCAAGTTGACCCCTCTCATATGTATAACGCAGCTCGTGACAGACATGAAGCTGGAACAAGTGAGTGGCTTATGAAGAATCAAGAATTCTTGGCttgggaaaaagaagagagatctTTGTTGTGGCTTCATGGGCAAG CCGGTTCAGGAAAATCCATCTTGAGCTCTTCAGTCATAAAACATATTGATGATAAATACGCATCTGATCCGCTAATTGCGGTCCCGTACTTCTACTTTAGTTTCACTGATTCTCAGAAACAAAAAGTAGATGTAATGCTTGCATCTATCATTAAGCAGATCTTAGCTCATAGGCCAAATATTCCGCCATCGGCCCAGAAGCTCAGCGAATACAAGGTCAGCGGCAGGCGGCCTGATACTCAAACTCTTATAACCGCACTTAAAGATTCCATTTTTGGATTTTCGGCAGTATATATCATCATTGATGCTCTGGATGAATGCCCAACCCTGAGTGGcgaaaggaagaagctgaCAAAAGCTTTACATGAAATTCTTGATAAAGCACCTaaaaatcttcatcttctcttcaccAGCCGTAAGGAGAGCGATATTAGCTCAGCAATGAGACACCACTTATCACGTTTCTCCAGCTACGAGCTAGATCTACTAGCCTATAGACATATCGTTGATGACGATATTGGTCTGTTTATTGACTCTATTCTTGCAAATGATGATTACGAATCTTGGCCTGCAAGTGTAAAGGCAGAAGCAAGAAAATCGTTGGTTGAGAAAGCGGATGGCAT GTTCCAATATGTTCGCTGCCAGTTCGACACACTTCACAACCTATCAACTGTCGCTGAAATCCGCGAAGCCCTCCAAAGCCTCCCCGATGGTCTGAGTGCAACTTACGACAGGATGCTCTTGAGCATCAGTCCAAATTTTCAACCCCGAGTCATGAATTCGCTAAAATGGCTGGCATTTTCGCTAAAACCCATTGAGGTTGACTGGCTGTCAGAGATCTTTACATTTCACCCTGAATACACTTTCCCTCCTGATGGAACAGAGAAGCTTTTCCGTGCTAGTGACGTCGTGaaatatttttctagttTGGTTGTAGTTGCTGATCGTAAAGTTCGCTTGGCACACTTTTCCATCAAAGAATACCTGACTTCTACAAAAATTACTGACGgaccggcagcagcatttgGGTTTACTGAGATCGACGCTCATTTACACGTTGCACATTCGTGTTTGGCTCACCACTTACTGCACGCCGACGATATCAAAGACGAACCCCAATTCAGAAACAAGCCGGAAGTCTTGTACAGTTATACCAGTAGACAGTGGGCTTGGCATCTCGAGATGATTCCAAGCACACTGTGGCCTCCTGAAGTCGTCCAAAAGGCAGTATCTGCCCTTAATGCCCGCAGCAAGACTCTAGCGAAAATGATATCTTTTGGGCCATGGTTTTTTGTCGATGCAACTTTATTCTTAGCGCGACCACTATGCTACACAGCTTGGCTGGGTCTTCCGAGTCTCACAATGATGCTGCTCTCACACGGCCCTGGAACGAATAACTTTTTTACCCAAGAGGATTTAGATATGGCGTTGCAGCATGCGGCTTATAAGGGAGTTTTTGACATGGTATGGGGGCTTCTTGACGAGGGCGCGAATATTAATGGGGAGGGGAGCATGGTGAAAGCTGCTGAACATGCCAGGCGCAAAATCTACGATGATAGAGAATACTGTTTTGCTCTGCAGGCTGCAGCCTTAGGTGGTCACCTCGAGATCGTGAAGCTTTTGATTAACAAGGGGGCAGAAATTAATGCAATATGCAAGGAATGTGGTTCAGCGTTGCACGCGGCAGCAAAGGGAAATCATCTCGACGTTATGAAATTTCTCGTTGGCCATGGAGCTGACATTTACGCTCGATCGAGAATGGGGGGTAGCGTGCTTGCCTCATCCGTTCGGGATTCTCAAGACCAGtgctttcattttcttctcagcGAAGGTGCCCTGAAACAGGACGACGGAGAAACGGCACTTATCAAGGCGGCATCACTCCATCGCTGGGATTTGTGTTATCTGCTGCTAGATCAAGGGGCAAGCGTAAATGCTTTTACTCCGAACCGTAATTTCGGGTCTCCACTTCAAGCGGCGTGCAGGGAATCATGGCTTGCCATTACAGAGACCAAATTCACCGAGTTTATTGAATTCATTGAGCATCTGTTGGATCTTGGAGCAGATATCAATGCTCAAGGAGGCGAGGCTGGTAATGCCTTGCAAACCGCGTGTCGACTCAACAACATCAGTCTCGTAAAGATACTCTTAGACAAGGGAGCTGATGTGAATGCCCTAGACAGACATGATAGAAACGCGCTGCAAGCTTCTCTTTACGCCTTAAGAGATAGGCTGGATCTCATGAAGTTACTGCTAAGCAGGGGAGCAAAAGTCAATGCTCAGAGTCACGAGGGGAACGCGCTGCAGCTCGCTTGTGTGAAGTGCTGCTCTAAGGACGAAGTATCGCTTCTACTCGAGCATGGAGTCGATATTCATGCTAAAGGAGGAGAATTTGGAACGGCGCTTCAGGCTGCCGTAGCTTATGGGCATGAATGGCTTGTGCATGAGCTGCTTGAACGGGGAGCCGATGTGAATGAGCAGGGCGGCCGTTATGGAACTGCTCTCCAAGCTGCATACAGCCGCATAAACAGCAAGCTTGCACAAGACATGGTAAAACTACTTCTTGACCATGGCGCTGATGTTCATCCCAAAGGCGGTGCTTTTGGCAGCGCCTTGAACGCTGCGGCGGCAAACATCGGCCTTCCGAATAGTGCCATACAGCAGCTGCTGAACTTGGGCGTCGACATCAACGACTATGATCCAAGACACGGCACGGCTTTGCAAGCCACGTTGAAGTTTTACTACGATGGTATTGAAGGAACCAAATTACTCGAAAGGCTTAAGTTTCTGTTTGAGCGCGGTGTTGATGCTAATATTGAGGCGGGGCCTTTTGGCTTCGCCCTCCAGTCAGCAATCATGGCTAATCATAGAGGTCTTGGGATATCTCTCTGTGAAAACATAGGCttagtttttcttcttgaaaaCTGTCCTGATATCAATATCAATGCAGAAGGAGGCGAATTCGGCTCTGCTTTACAGGCAGCGGCATTGTCAGGCCAGACTGAGTCAGTCAAGCTATTGATACAAAAGGGAGCAAACGTTAATGCACAGGGAGGAGAGTACAAAAATGCCTTGAATGCAGCTACTGTCTGGGGATATTGGGATATtgctaaaatattactgGAGAATGGAGCGGAGCCAGACTGTTATCGATCGGAGAATCTAGATGAAGAATGGCTCAATAGGATGGTGGAGAGGTGTGGTCGAGGAGCCCGAGAAAGATACGAAAAGATTTGGGAAATGAAGAACCCAAAGCTTGATATAACCAACGAGGCTTTATAA